A genome region from Glycine max cultivar Williams 82 chromosome 5, Glycine_max_v4.0, whole genome shotgun sequence includes the following:
- the LOC100527712 gene encoding uncharacterized protein LOC100527712 — MVDVDVGTSDSPKRHHNNGFLVTISAVLALLTKRRAAKPTKEDEWKKELKKSRPKKLLSNIRSKALFGHNHNNKKKLRSVEETQQGWGNGGVWQKEILMGGKCEPLDFSGVIYYDGNGKQLSEIPLRSPRASPMPGYLTRRL, encoded by the coding sequence ATGGTTGACGTCGACGTTGGAACCTCGGACTCGCCGAAGCGCCACCACAACAACGGCTTCCTCGTAACAATATCGGCGGTTCTGGCGCTGCTAACAAAGCGCAGAGCAGCGAAGCCGACCAAAGAGGATGAGTGGAAGAAGGAATTGAAGAAGTCGCGGCCGAAGAAGCTTCTCAGCAACATAAGAAGCAAAGCGCTTTTCGGTCACAACCACAACAACAAGAAGAAGCTGCGAAGCGTGGAAGAGACACAACAAGGGTGGGGAAACGGCGGCGTTTGGCAGAAGGAGATTCTCATGGGTGGCAAGTGCGAGCCGTTGGATTTCTCGGGTGTGATTTATTACGATGGAAACGGGAAGCAGCTCAGCGAAATCCCTCTCAGGTCGCCACGCGCTAGCCCCATGCCCGGTTACCTCACGCGCCGCCTCTGA